Proteins found in one Candidatus Wallbacteria bacterium genomic segment:
- a CDS encoding M48 family metallopeptidase yields the protein MKSILKDLDPVEFEHPVDRMLLVSLRKTGLDFITRKVTELGAFKLICSKYRGSNFRISPGHGLYKHLEAACGILGIEKIPELYLKQGGEISHLSAGTMDDSIIVLNSGCLENLAEDELLFSLGHELGHIVSRHILLQQIYNELIKNLRLLDLPTLGLASLTSDTVKLLLRKWIAVAEYTADRAGLLVCQNEESAVSYLMKLSGTPLHLSEGDDPQNFRNQASEFKKQSGGMISMSLRFMGDDASGNNWAVLRCGELLNWINTGQYSLVLERKSSRDRNEYLKKREDLKSDLNAFPVQITDCLISMPLLELPQTIAGLVQEHRNLTVRKEENLKSNTRIIEEMNAILSIRNRNSQEEKKLEKSRAEISKNAAGLGAAVIEAVKAGKISDSEEFSDLLSADERFSKAKQSELAHDPKASGFLEKTKVLAQGTFLKGNLKLAESQKESACRKFENMIADMGLIKKIAEVVDFQDLENIAGMIDIYQADQRNLAASKKEADDRNSAISCGIIKTIHSAKDVEKYEKLLHGEIIAVEEHQEKIRKRMVKEVAVIIDSYSDELFADWLREKIEGYRIHA from the coding sequence GTGAAATCTATACTCAAAGATCTCGATCCAGTCGAATTCGAACATCCAGTTGATCGGATGCTTTTGGTATCGCTCAGGAAGACGGGTCTCGACTTTATCACCAGAAAAGTGACTGAACTTGGTGCATTCAAGCTGATCTGCTCAAAATACAGGGGCAGCAATTTCAGGATCAGCCCGGGGCATGGTCTTTACAAACACCTGGAAGCAGCCTGCGGAATTCTTGGAATCGAGAAGATCCCTGAATTGTACCTGAAACAAGGTGGAGAAATCAGCCATCTCTCTGCTGGCACAATGGATGATTCCATCATTGTGCTGAATTCAGGCTGCCTGGAAAACTTGGCCGAAGACGAGCTTCTCTTCTCACTCGGCCATGAACTGGGTCATATCGTCAGCAGACATATTCTTCTGCAGCAAATCTACAATGAACTGATCAAAAACCTCAGACTGCTCGACCTTCCCACTCTGGGGCTGGCGTCCCTGACATCTGATACGGTAAAACTCCTACTCCGGAAATGGATCGCAGTCGCAGAATACACTGCAGACAGGGCCGGGTTGCTTGTCTGTCAGAACGAGGAATCGGCTGTCAGCTATCTGATGAAATTATCGGGAACTCCTCTCCATCTCTCTGAAGGTGATGATCCACAGAATTTCAGAAACCAGGCCAGTGAATTCAAAAAACAGTCCGGCGGAATGATCAGCATGTCCCTGCGGTTCATGGGCGACGATGCTTCAGGAAACAACTGGGCAGTGCTAAGATGTGGCGAATTATTGAACTGGATCAATACCGGTCAGTACAGCCTGGTATTGGAGCGGAAATCCAGCAGGGACAGAAATGAATATTTAAAGAAGAGAGAGGATCTGAAAAGCGACCTGAATGCTTTCCCAGTACAGATTACGGATTGTCTGATCTCCATGCCGTTATTGGAACTGCCTCAGACAATAGCCGGCCTTGTACAGGAACATCGCAACCTGACAGTCAGGAAAGAAGAAAATCTGAAATCCAACACCAGGATCATTGAAGAAATGAACGCAATTCTCTCCATCAGGAACAGGAACAGTCAGGAAGAGAAAAAGCTTGAAAAATCGAGAGCTGAAATTTCGAAAAATGCCGCCGGGCTTGGCGCTGCGGTAATCGAAGCGGTGAAAGCAGGAAAGATCTCGGATTCTGAAGAGTTCAGCGACTTGCTGAGCGCTGACGAAAGATTCAGTAAAGCAAAACAATCGGAACTTGCCCATGATCCAAAGGCAAGCGGTTTTCTTGAAAAGACTAAAGTCCTGGCTCAGGGGACTTTTCTCAAGGGCAATCTGAAACTTGCCGAAAGTCAGAAAGAGTCTGCCTGCAGAAAATTCGAAAACATGATTGCTGACATGGGCCTGATCAAAAAAATTGCCGAAGTGGTGGATTTCCAGGATCTGGAGAATATCGCAGGTATGATTGATATTTATCAAGCAGATCAGCGGAATCTGGCTGCCTCAAAAAAGGAAGCTGATGACAGAAACTCCGCAATTTCCTGCGGGATAATCAAGACCATCCACAGCGCAAAGGATGTTGAGAAGTATGAAAAGCTCCTGCATGGCGAAATCATCGCCGTCGAAGAACATCAGGAAAAGATCCGCAAGCGCATGGTCAAGGAAGTTGCCGTAATCATTGATTCTTACAGCGACGAACTGTTCGCAGACTGGCTGAGGGAAAAAATCGAGGGTTACAGAATTCATGCGTGA